CTTTGGTCTTACCCTAAAGTTtctgtcttaaaatactaacttggtacccttggtaccctgaaaatctttggtcAACCAGGTGGTTTAGTGGTGGTAGAAACGCAGCTTATACGTTTATTTATTGATGGGCTCGCCAATGATTATCTAAAATTCAAGCGTTACAGGCAGCCGTTCAGTCGGCAAATCAAGAACAAAATTTAAGGAGGTTCTCGCTAAGATCTGGTAAAGATTATGGTCATATTGATAGGCGACCCTCACAAACGGCCCAAAGGCATGAAGAACCAATGGGAATTGATCATCAAAATTGCAAGGCAGAATATTGTCGAGTAAGAGCTCCGAGTAATACTGTTAACGCAGTACAATATATGCAAAGGTGTGCATACAATGAGTGCTGACACTGTGGTCAGAAAGGTCATATCCATATAAGGTGCCCTCATTTACTAAACACAAATTGACAAGCAAGGCAAAAGACACAACCGCAGCAATACACACAAAATACGCAACAAACTACATCACCTTTAAACTAGCATGCTCCTCGTGCTATGAAGAAAGCTTGGGGAGCTCTGAACAACATAATTCAAAAATTACCTATCAAGTAAATATTGCAGGAAATCCAAATTCATGTTAAGTTAGTAAGTAAAGGCAAAAAACGCTTATTTTTAAACGAGTTTACGACTTGGTaccttttgaaacaaaattatctagaagataaatataaatttgcagTTAGTCAATGGAGGTCAATTAAAAGTTCTAAGACAAGTAAACATTCCATTTTACCTTggtggaataaaattaaataacaCTTTCTATGTAGTAACTGATTATTTTAGGAAAAGACTGGATGTTTAAATTTTAGCGTTTGTATTTACTGCAACTTACACCCTCTCCGTATTGGTAAATTTTACGTGCCTCTAGAATctaatatatattcattcaattgctaGGTTACACAAAAAGGTAACAGGCCAACCGTTCGGGTAAGGAAAATGTCCTGATCTACAATCCAAAATCGACGAAGGCTTCCGCTCCGGCACTGGGAAAGGATTAtgtcaaattaaatccagatgtGGAAGAGATGTGGAAGAGAAATGATATGATGTTTATAGGCCTGAAATATATACTGTACCCTGTATACTGTTAAACCAAACGAAAACCTCCGATTTAACCAAATGAAAACGTTTGATTTGATGGACGTCAGGTTGAAGGGTCAATTTGACCTCATTTAACCTTTAATCCTTGGTCTGGACTAACCAATGCCggacaataaaaaaaaaccatcTGGTTTTATGAACATAAGTGGGTTGAAACGTCATCTACCCACACAATTAAAAACCCCTGCAAGTTTAAATCCATcgaaaaaacatatattttatataaaatatatttcatttaaaacactgagaaacaattttcaatagtaGTGTCCTTATTGGTAAACACAACGCATTAGATTTTTACTACGTTTATTCATTCATAAAACGCAGTAAatattgatcaggtcggcatgacgctgcatgtatttttaaaaaccaaCCAATGAAAACGCATTTGATTTTCACTTCCGCACCTAGAACATTCCTTTAACGCCCGGATGAATGTGTATGACATTGtacgtaaataaacaaataagtttGTATTGTTGGATATACAACGGAAACAAGTGGAATTAAACATCTAAAATGTAAGTTTAACTTGTTTTAGATGTGTCTAACTATTTACCCACCGCTTGAATATTTTATACATTGCATAATACAGTCCGTTTACTAGGTCATGCGtgttttctactttttgattatgttttgttttagcttgagttCACGTTTTTCTTTTATAAGACACGCTAAAATATAAAACCCTGAGTTAAGATTATTAAtaacaaacatgatgtttactaAAACGAACTGTACATGAGTTgagatgattttttaaaagttattttctttattttatttcaggagTATTCAAGAATTCTTGCGTGCTATTGATCACATTACTAAATATTTGAGTAACACTTACCCCGGCGACCCCGAAATAAAGAAATGGAACGAACTATACTGTAAAAATTATCATCAGCTTATTCAACAGCATATCAAACTTCAGGAAGACAACGAACGTTTAGAACAAAATATATTAGCATTACAACTTCAACTGACAACACTTCAAGAAGAGAACAATGAACCAAAACAAAATACATCGAACACAACAAAGAAAGCACACAGATATcaggaaataaaaacaaaaattgaaaaatcatttTCAGAAGATAGAAGAATAACCGGAGAAATTACTCCTGGCGAACTGCCAACCGTGGATAAATGTGTCGAAACTTTAACAAACATAGATAAATTAATCAGCTCAGACAAGAGAAACATAATTTTTAATTCTTGCAACAAAGGATACGCCTTGAAAAAGTTAAAAGTGCTGgcaaaagaaagaagaaaaggGCTTATGGAGACACTAAAGAACTACGACTTCAATTATCCACTGTCGCACTGTAACTTTTTAATACGTTTCTATGTTTTTACAATGGAACATAATATCTTAAAATGTGCTCTTTCTGTTGAATATATTCGCCGcaattttacaattatacaacaAGTGTTTAACGATAAAGGTTGGTAAACAAAACAACCAAATCACTCAAGCGTAGGATTGTCTCACAATTTTCTGCAGGATATTGATCTGTGAAACTAGACTTGTTCACCCAAGCGTAGGATTGTCTCACAATTTTCGGCAGGATAATGATCTATCAATTAATGAGACTTGTTCACTCAAGCGTaggattgttttacaattttctGCAGATATGTTAATGGGACATGAAATAGGAAgtgattgtttgttcattttgttttatattgttaacttttagtgttttttttggatttaacgtcgcaccgacacatgataggtcatatggcgactttccagctttaatggtggaggaagaccccaggtgcccatccgtgcattatttcatcacaagcgggcacctgggtagaaccaccgaccttccgtaagccagctggatggcttcctcacatgaagaattcaacgccccgagtgaggctggaacttttagtattttatacaataactcataaatatttataccatcttgtaacattttaatgaaaaataaacaataataaccacagagtgtacttgttttatcctgatattgtatgttattatactTTACCTTAGGGATATAAtcaattacttcttttggtggatttatttatttattttgttgggtttaacgtcgcaccgacacaattttaggtcatatggcgactttccagctttaatggtggaggaagaccccagatgcccctccgtgcactatttcatcacgagcgggcacctgggtagaaccaccgaccttccgtaagccagctggatggcttcctcacgtgaagaattctacgccccaaatgaggtttcgaacccacatcgatgaggggcaaatggtttgaagtcaacgactctaaccactcggccacggaggcccctcttttggtggaggaagtccaaatggatccaagtacaaagtatttaagtaacaaacccaatgtgttccaggtccaacagagtcgtccatatttataatttcacattcattattcaactttgttttcggtaaattatttttactaaatacacccctaaagtttttagtATCAAGTTGTTTAActcattgttcaatttcaaagttagaaattggtttgtttataattttttttttttttactataggaattcgtctgtaaggcctCCTCTGAGAATCAACCTGTATACCccgaccatgtcccttaccacttaacaaaaatgtaatcaaaggtatccctagactagcgaAAAGTGTACCCAGGAACCcaccgttttgtttttgtttttgtgttaatttaattactccagttccccttaattgttttctttgattaggtgtaagatatggtgatatcatatttctcttatcattagctatgaaatcataccatttccaagtaacttactgacaccagtactggcgaGCCCCgacaaagcgccgatgcctagaggagctaatatttttggagctatttttgctgccattggaagaattgtttttcctattaaaccagtcaaagctcctaaaaatccaccattttgaccttgactggacatttgttttttggaaattgtaatttctaatcccttattatttctaatagacttttcaatttgattaatttgtgtttttgttaaaagtaaagggaagtttccacgtaattgttcatgttttaatctaaaagtatatggaattttattattataagcttgtgctaaattttttttctgtccacCTGTAAGGTTAaccttatattcaatataatttgatgactttatatactttatatttattttaatttttacttttattttaattttattttatttaaacaaaaacaagttcatttccaatagtatttatttcaactgtttcttcatacaatacaattgcgtaaacacgaatattagctgctggttgaacatttaatttagctgttaatgtaatatgcttaggatcttctgttattacttcctttttatattccatgttaaaatgaacaattccaaaataattataacaagagggccaagatggccctaggtcgctcacctaagaaacactccataacagtgtaaaacatgtttgacctagtgatttcatggaaacaaatattctgaccaattttcattaagattggaccaaaaaattgtgGGTCTCTTGCGAtcaaacaagcattttcttagatatgacctagtttttgaccctagatgacccatgttcaaactcgacctagattttatcaaagcaatcattctgaccaaaattcatgaagatcaactgaaaaatacagcctctatcacacacagaagttttttctttgatttgaccaagtgacctagtttttgacctcagatgacccatatgcaaattcgacctagatttcattaaggcaatcaacctgaccaaatttcataaaaatcaattgaaaaaaacagtctctatcgcatacacaagatttttcttaaatttgacctagtgacctagtttttgacctcagataacccatattcaaaatcgacctagagttcatcaaggcaatcactctgaccaaatttcatgaagatcaattgaaaaatacatcctatattgcatacacaatgtttttattcgatttgacctagtgacctagtttttgaccccagatgacccattttcgaactcggcctagattttatcaaggtaatcattctggctaaatttcatgaagatcagttgaaaaatacagcctctattgcatacacaatgtttttctttgatttgacctagtgacctagtttttgaccccagatgacccattttcgaatttggtctaaatatcatcaaggtaattattctgaccaaaattcatgaagatcaattgaaaattacagcctctatcgcatacacaaggtttttacgtgatatgacctagtgacctagtttttgaccccagatgacccattttcgatcttggcctagatttcatcaaggtaatcattctgaccaaaattcatgaagatcaactgaaaaatacagcctctatcgcatacacaaggtttttctttgatttgacctagtgacctagtttttgacccgagatgacccattttcgaactcggcttagatttcatcaaggttatcattctgaccaatattcatgaagattaattgaaaaataccgcctctatcgcatacacaaggtttttctttgatttgacctagtga
The genomic region above belongs to Mercenaria mercenaria strain notata chromosome 12, MADL_Memer_1, whole genome shotgun sequence and contains:
- the LOC128547478 gene encoding uncharacterized protein LOC128547478 — protein: MSIQEFLRAIDHITKYLSNTYPGDPEIKKWNELYCKNYHQLIQQHIKLQEDNERLEQNILALQLQLTTLQEENNEPKQNTSNTTKKAHRYQEIKTKIEKSFSEDRRITGEITPGELPTVDKCVETLTNIDKLISSDKRNIIFNSCNKGYALKKLKVLAKERRKGLMETLKNYDFNYPLSHCNFLIRFYVFTMEHNILKCALSVEYIRRNFTIIQQVFNDKGW